In one Aromatoleum aromaticum EbN1 genomic region, the following are encoded:
- a CDS encoding carboxymuconolactone decarboxylase family protein — MEQRFDITKLIPEGYKTMYALHTYVQGAGLDLGLLELVRLRVSQTNGCGFCVAMHIPLARKYGLTEHQINLVATWKESPVFSVRERAALAWADAVTALAGQEVPDTVYEQVKAEFSTEEIANLTLCIGEINTWNRLMIASRTPPAL; from the coding sequence ATGGAACAGCGATTCGACATCACCAAACTTATCCCCGAGGGCTATAAAACCATGTACGCGCTGCACACCTACGTGCAGGGCGCCGGTCTCGATCTCGGCCTGCTCGAACTGGTGCGCCTACGCGTGTCGCAGACGAACGGTTGCGGCTTCTGCGTCGCCATGCATATTCCGCTGGCGCGAAAGTACGGCCTCACCGAACATCAGATCAATCTCGTCGCCACCTGGAAGGAATCGCCGGTCTTCAGTGTTCGCGAGCGGGCGGCACTGGCTTGGGCCGATGCGGTGACAGCACTTGCCGGACAGGAGGTGCCGGATACGGTCTATGAACAAGTGAAGGCCGAGTTCAGCACTGAGGAGATTGCCAACCTCACGCTGTGCATTGGTGAGATCAACACCTGGAATCGCCTCATGATTGCGTCGCGCACGCCGCCAGCGCTGTAA